A single genomic interval of Cupriavidus sp. MP-37 harbors:
- a CDS encoding barstar family protein, with protein MMTDIFGLGDALAAREERGAGDGWQRAQQQAQNLYDNVLMMPSHELMQKLPPATVPVAMPTGPGWNDGTSEGAMNLFKTVRPNIVQSIRAFRVPELAQAAADLGQHFLYANCAHCASKAEILETIATSFTFPKHFGKNFDALADCLTDMIYKAGPQPGFVIVLEGLPIAQKFDKEAREVLLDVFRDAAEFWGERKVQFRVFYSFA; from the coding sequence ATGATGACTGACATTTTCGGACTGGGCGACGCCCTTGCCGCCCGCGAAGAGCGCGGCGCCGGAGATGGCTGGCAGCGGGCTCAGCAGCAGGCCCAGAACCTATACGACAACGTGCTGATGATGCCGAGCCACGAGCTCATGCAAAAACTCCCGCCCGCGACCGTGCCCGTGGCCATGCCCACCGGTCCCGGTTGGAACGACGGCACCAGCGAGGGGGCCATGAACCTGTTCAAGACGGTGCGTCCGAACATCGTCCAGTCGATCCGCGCCTTCCGCGTGCCGGAACTGGCCCAGGCGGCGGCCGATCTCGGCCAGCATTTCCTCTATGCCAATTGCGCGCATTGCGCGAGCAAGGCGGAGATCCTGGAAACCATCGCCACCTCGTTCACCTTCCCCAAGCATTTCGGCAAGAATTTCGACGCGCTGGCCGACTGCCTGACCGACATGATCTACAAGGCCGGCCCGCAGCCGGGTTTCGTGATCGTGCTGGAAGGCTTGCCGATTGCGCAGAAGTTCGACAAGGAAGCGCGCGAAGTGCTGCTCGACGTGTTCCGCGACGCCGCCGAGTTCTGGGGCGAGCGCAAGGTGCAGTTCCGCGTGTTCTATTCGTTCGCCTGA
- a CDS encoding IS110 family transposase gives MNAMTYGLDIAKTVFQMYWIDPITGKPQNRRFSRTALIEFLSNCQPGQIALEACGGAHWWARKIQSLGHEVVLLNPGYVRAFVRTNKNDAADARAIWTAARQPDMPVVSVKTEAQQAVLSLHRIRDGLVKTRTRQSNQMRGLLGEYGLHFRTGRLAFRAELRQRWAEVAQVVPPLLMRALERQVCALRELDEQIQLVERDLQEWLRSDPAAQIVEKIPGVGPITATALVATMGCAQAFRSGRAFAASLGLVPAQTGTGGNVRLGHISKRGDAYVRRQLVNAGRTMLTRTKHPPAWALSMLQRRPKNVVVVALANKIARTAWALMAHGRQYDPGHVSLRPA, from the coding sequence ATGAATGCTATGACATATGGGCTGGACATTGCAAAGACAGTGTTCCAGATGTACTGGATAGACCCCATTACGGGGAAGCCCCAGAACCGGCGATTCAGCCGCACCGCGCTCATCGAATTCCTGTCCAATTGCCAGCCTGGGCAGATCGCACTGGAGGCCTGTGGCGGTGCCCACTGGTGGGCGCGCAAGATCCAGAGCCTTGGCCACGAAGTGGTGTTGCTCAACCCGGGTTACGTACGCGCCTTCGTGCGTACGAACAAGAACGACGCGGCGGACGCCCGAGCCATCTGGACTGCAGCCCGGCAACCCGACATGCCGGTCGTGTCGGTCAAGACCGAAGCGCAGCAGGCTGTGCTCTCGTTGCATCGTATACGGGACGGGCTGGTCAAGACGCGCACCCGGCAGAGCAACCAGATGCGCGGGCTGCTGGGCGAATATGGCCTGCACTTCCGCACGGGGCGGCTGGCCTTCCGGGCCGAGCTGCGCCAGCGCTGGGCTGAGGTCGCTCAGGTCGTACCGCCCTTGTTGATGCGCGCGCTGGAGCGGCAGGTCTGTGCGCTGCGCGAACTCGACGAACAGATCCAACTGGTTGAGCGTGACCTCCAGGAATGGCTGAGGTCTGATCCGGCCGCGCAGATCGTGGAGAAGATTCCCGGCGTCGGCCCCATTACCGCCACCGCCTTGGTCGCGACCATGGGCTGTGCCCAGGCCTTCCGCTCAGGCAGAGCCTTCGCTGCAAGCCTGGGACTGGTTCCCGCGCAGACCGGCACGGGCGGCAACGTACGGCTCGGTCACATCAGCAAGCGCGGCGACGCTTACGTGCGACGACAGTTGGTCAACGCCGGACGCACGATGCTCACGCGCACCAAACATCCGCCGGCCTGGGCACTGTCCATGCTGCAGCGGCGCCCCAAGAACGTGGTGGTCGTGGCGCTGGCCAACAAGATCGCCCGGACAGCCTGGGCATTAATGGCCCATGGGCGCCAATACGATCCCGGACATGTGAGCTTGCGCCCGGCCTGA
- a CDS encoding YidB family protein — protein MGLLDSVLGGVLGQLGGARGEDGQAGQAGGLDPKLMIALGLLATLAMRSRAQGGDAAGGAAASDDGLGGLGSLGGLLGGMLGGGAGAAPGGATGGLDLGSLLGGLLGGQGGAPANSQALGAAAGGIGALQQILAQAGLGEQVNSWIGSGANQPVTPSALSDALNDTGALQSLAQSTGMSQDDVAAQLSEGLPELIDRLTPHGHVPAQE, from the coding sequence ATGGGACTACTCGATAGCGTGCTGGGCGGTGTGCTCGGCCAGCTCGGCGGCGCGCGCGGTGAGGACGGCCAGGCCGGCCAGGCCGGCGGGCTCGACCCCAAGCTGATGATTGCGCTCGGCCTGCTGGCAACGCTGGCCATGCGCAGCCGCGCGCAAGGCGGCGATGCCGCCGGCGGTGCGGCCGCGTCCGATGATGGCCTGGGCGGGCTGGGCAGCCTCGGCGGGCTGCTGGGCGGCATGCTTGGCGGCGGTGCCGGCGCCGCGCCGGGCGGGGCTACCGGCGGACTCGACCTGGGCTCGCTGCTCGGCGGCCTGCTGGGCGGCCAGGGCGGCGCGCCAGCCAACAGCCAGGCACTGGGCGCGGCCGCCGGCGGTATCGGCGCGCTGCAGCAGATCCTGGCGCAGGCCGGGCTCGGTGAACAGGTCAATTCGTGGATCGGCAGCGGCGCCAACCAGCCGGTCACGCCGTCGGCGCTGAGCGATGCGCTGAACGACACCGGCGCGCTGCAGTCGCTGGCGCAGAGCACCGGCATGTCGCAGGACGACGTCGCGGCGCAGTTGAGCGAAGGCCTGCCGGAGCTGATCGACCGGCTCACGCCGCATGGCCATGTGCCGGCGCAGGAGTAG
- a CDS encoding 16S rRNA (uracil(1498)-N(3))-methyltransferase, which yields MAPRFFVGGADTVLAAESDFPLPEAVVRHAQVLRLAPGDAITLFDGRGGSHAATLVELGKRHALARIGAHDAAEAEPPFRVTLAQGLAGGDKMDWLIEKAVELGVAAIQPLQASRSVVRLSGERAQKRHAHWQALVQAACEQCGRNRLPAVAEVTNLDTWLARVAQASNVGDGGNGGTRLLVSPRAAQSLPALAAERRQALLADGVTLLIGPEGGLAPDEEQAALRAGFTGVSLGPRILRTETAGLACLATLNALLGGF from the coding sequence ATGGCACCACGATTTTTTGTCGGCGGCGCAGACACCGTGCTGGCCGCCGAGTCGGACTTCCCGCTGCCCGAGGCGGTGGTGCGCCACGCGCAGGTGCTGCGCCTGGCGCCCGGCGACGCCATCACCCTGTTCGACGGCCGCGGCGGCAGCCATGCCGCGACGCTGGTCGAACTGGGCAAGCGCCACGCGCTGGCGCGCATCGGCGCACATGACGCCGCCGAGGCCGAGCCGCCCTTCCGCGTCACGCTGGCACAGGGCCTGGCGGGCGGAGACAAGATGGACTGGCTGATCGAGAAGGCCGTCGAACTGGGCGTCGCGGCAATCCAGCCGCTGCAGGCCAGCCGCTCGGTGGTGCGCCTGTCCGGCGAGCGCGCGCAGAAGCGCCACGCGCACTGGCAGGCGCTGGTCCAGGCCGCCTGCGAGCAATGCGGCCGAAATCGTTTGCCGGCGGTGGCGGAGGTCACTAACTTGGATACGTGGCTGGCGCGCGTCGCGCAGGCCAGTAACGTCGGCGACGGCGGCAACGGCGGCACCAGGCTGCTGGTGTCGCCGCGTGCCGCGCAATCGCTGCCGGCGCTGGCGGCAGAACGGCGCCAGGCGCTGCTCGCCGATGGCGTCACCTTGCTGATCGGCCCGGAAGGCGGCCTGGCCCCCGACGAAGAACAGGCCGCGCTGCGGGCGGGTTTCACCGGCGTGTCGCTCGGCCCGCGCATCCTGCGCACCGAAACCGCCGGGCTTGCGTGCCTGGCAACCCTGAACGCCTTGCTGGGCGGATTCTGA
- a CDS encoding glyoxalase/bleomycin resistance/extradiol dioxygenase family protein, whose product MTRPANTPWLTPYLTVANGRAALDFYGRAFGFTPGNVVDENGVPTHAEMHYRGQLVVMFAPEGAWGSTARTPRSLGVECPQTFYVYCDDVDAMHQRAVDAGAVSLMAPADQFWGDRYCMVEDPDGYRWGFGKPLAQANQAGQAS is encoded by the coding sequence ATGACCAGACCGGCCAACACCCCCTGGCTCACCCCCTACCTGACCGTCGCCAACGGGCGCGCCGCGCTGGACTTCTACGGCCGCGCCTTCGGCTTTACCCCCGGCAACGTGGTCGACGAGAACGGCGTCCCGACCCACGCCGAGATGCACTACCGGGGCCAGCTGGTGGTGATGTTCGCGCCCGAGGGCGCCTGGGGCAGCACCGCGCGCACGCCGCGCTCGCTGGGCGTGGAATGCCCGCAAACCTTCTATGTCTATTGCGACGATGTCGATGCCATGCACCAGCGCGCGGTTGACGCCGGCGCGGTCAGCCTGATGGCGCCGGCCGACCAGTTCTGGGGCGACCGCTATTGCATGGTCGAGGATCCCGACGGCTACCGCTGGGGCTTCGGCAAGCCGCTGGCCCAGGCCAACCAGGCAGGCCAGGCAAGCTGA
- the tkt gene encoding transketolase has protein sequence MSALAHPATSPFASQPAKLMADAIRVLAMDAVQQANSGHPGAPMGMADIAVALWGRHLKHNPGNPQWADRDRFVLSNGHGSMLIYALLHLTGYDLPIEELKNFRQLHSKTAGHPEYGITPGVETTTGPLGQGITNAVGMALAERLLGEEFNRPGYDIVDHYTYVFLGDGCLMEGISHEACSLAGTLKLNKLIALWDDNGISIDGDVVHWFNDDTPKRFEAYGWNVIRGIDGHDVVAVDNAIAQAKASDKPTLICCRTKIGKGAPNKEGGHDVHGAPLGGAEVLATREALGWAHAPFEVPAEVYDAWDAKANGQALERAWNALFESYAERHPYEAGEFTRRMKGELPGSFDAAVEAFIAKCEEKAETIATRKASQNTIEAFGPVLPEFLGGSADLTGSNLTNWSGSKAVRVDAWGNHINYGVREFGMSAIMNGIALHGGYIPYGATFLTFSDYSRNALRMAALMKIRSLFVFTHDSIGLGEDGPTHQSIEHVASLRLIPNLDVWRTADTTETAVAWAEAIRRENGPSCLIFSRQNLPFQQRDDATRANIARGGYVLRDSVNARTGRPDAVILATGSEVGLAVGAADALAAEGVHVRVVSIPATTVFDKQDTAYKASVLPAGVPRVAVEAGVTDFWWKYQVQAVVGIDTFGESAPAGVLFKHFGFTVENVVRTVKDTLI, from the coding sequence ATGTCCGCCCTTGCCCATCCCGCCACAAGTCCTTTTGCTTCCCAGCCCGCCAAGCTGATGGCCGACGCCATCCGCGTGCTTGCCATGGACGCCGTCCAGCAGGCCAATTCCGGCCACCCCGGTGCGCCGATGGGCATGGCAGACATCGCCGTGGCGCTGTGGGGCCGGCACCTGAAGCACAACCCGGGCAATCCGCAGTGGGCCGACCGCGACCGCTTCGTGCTGTCCAACGGCCACGGCTCGATGCTGATCTACGCGCTGCTGCACCTGACCGGTTACGACCTGCCGATCGAAGAGCTGAAGAACTTCCGCCAGCTGCACAGCAAGACCGCCGGCCACCCGGAATACGGCATCACCCCGGGGGTGGAAACCACCACCGGCCCGCTTGGCCAGGGCATCACCAACGCGGTCGGCATGGCGCTGGCCGAGCGCCTGCTGGGCGAGGAATTCAACCGCCCGGGCTACGACATCGTCGACCACTACACCTACGTGTTCCTGGGCGACGGTTGCCTGATGGAAGGCATCTCGCACGAAGCCTGCTCGCTGGCCGGCACGCTGAAGCTGAACAAGCTGATTGCGCTGTGGGATGACAACGGCATCTCGATCGACGGCGACGTGGTGCACTGGTTCAACGACGACACCCCGAAGCGCTTCGAAGCCTACGGCTGGAACGTGATCCGCGGCATCGACGGCCACGACGTGGTCGCGGTCGACAACGCCATTGCGCAGGCCAAGGCCAGCGACAAGCCCACCCTGATCTGCTGCCGCACCAAGATCGGCAAGGGCGCGCCCAACAAGGAAGGCGGCCACGACGTGCACGGCGCCCCGCTGGGCGGCGCCGAAGTGCTGGCCACGCGCGAGGCGCTGGGCTGGGCCCATGCCCCGTTCGAGGTGCCGGCCGAAGTCTATGACGCCTGGGATGCCAAGGCCAACGGCCAGGCGCTGGAGCGCGCGTGGAATGCGCTGTTCGAATCGTATGCCGAGCGCCACCCGTACGAAGCCGGCGAGTTTACCCGCCGCATGAAGGGCGAACTGCCCGGTTCCTTCGACGCCGCGGTCGAAGCCTTTATCGCCAAGTGCGAGGAAAAGGCCGAGACCATCGCCACCCGCAAGGCCAGCCAGAACACCATCGAGGCCTTCGGCCCGGTGCTGCCCGAGTTCCTCGGCGGTTCGGCCGACCTGACCGGCTCCAACCTGACCAACTGGTCGGGCAGCAAGGCCGTGCGCGTCGATGCCTGGGGCAACCACATCAACTACGGCGTGCGCGAGTTCGGCATGAGCGCGATCATGAACGGCATCGCGCTGCATGGCGGCTACATCCCCTACGGCGCGACCTTCCTGACGTTCTCGGACTACAGCCGCAATGCGCTGCGCATGGCGGCGCTGATGAAGATCCGCTCGCTGTTCGTGTTCACCCATGACTCGATCGGCCTGGGCGAAGACGGCCCGACGCACCAGTCGATCGAGCACGTCGCCAGCCTGCGCCTGATCCCCAACCTGGACGTCTGGCGTACCGCCGACACCACCGAGACCGCCGTGGCCTGGGCCGAGGCGATCCGCCGCGAGAACGGCCCGAGCTGCCTGATCTTCAGCCGCCAGAACCTGCCGTTCCAGCAGCGCGATGACGCCACCCGCGCCAATATCGCGCGCGGCGGCTACGTGCTGCGCGACAGCGTCAATGCCAGGACTGGCCGCCCGGACGCCGTGATCCTGGCCACTGGCTCCGAAGTTGGCCTGGCCGTCGGCGCCGCCGATGCGCTGGCCGCCGAAGGCGTGCACGTGCGCGTGGTGTCGATTCCGGCGACCACCGTGTTCGACAAGCAGGACACCGCCTACAAGGCCAGCGTGCTGCCCGCGGGCGTGCCGCGCGTGGCGGTCGAGGCGGGCGTGACGGACTTCTGGTGGAAGTACCAGGTCCAAGCGGTAGTGGGCATCGACACCTTCGGTGAATCGGCCCCGGCCGGCGTGCTGTTCAAGCACTTCGGCTTTACCGTCGAGAACGTGGTCCGTACGGTGAAGGACACCCTTATCTAA